A genomic segment from Aerosakkonema funiforme FACHB-1375 encodes:
- a CDS encoding family 10 glycosylhydrolase, translated as MPFSFALLPFAPAEAQAIRLGVVRSSDNATQWSGITTRLGESGLPYCVVDWQKVQNATDLNGISVIFLPNVESLTQEQAIALEGWMSKGGRAIVSGPMGNLSPPGVRQMLRSLLGAYWAFPLSAPEALQPMRTRTQEWVRQELSGTIHGGVIIPTGLNSQAAATWTISDSPPAVVTTNRTTFFGWRWGVNSAASSQLDLAWLKAALTRYGNIAQAGTAPPTTGNCVAPGALSNVAAAPTRGSGGAGVRGRVSQSPAPNRQSPAASRPSVPSRQSPAPIDPTERVATAAIRPKPGGEPIAAKDAIVMRQELANLLGRVESALLAANAVNPNVARETGNGGALEAGKKETIPIGSAPTVASASPVSIQNTALGTLQKAREVLQAFPQLVAKRDYATARSQWLQARQSLWNLYPTDKPIAQSEVRAIWLDRGSIVQAGSERGLARLFDRLVQAGINTIFFETVNAGYTIYPSQVAPEQNPLTKGWDPLASAVKLARERGMELHAWVWTFAAGNQRHNAILNQPPNYPGPIISAHPDWANYDNQGRMIPAGQTKPFLDPANPEVRRYLLKLFEEIITRYNVDGLQIDYIRYPFQDPSRGAVYGYGKAARQLFQQINKIDPIKISPSNRPLWQKWTEFRTNQINSFVAEVSQMVRERRPNLILSAAVFGYPLQERIQKLQQNWELWARRGDVDLIVPMAYAQDTNRFAQLAQPWLSNQDIGATLVLPGILLLNLPEISAIDQIQFIRDLPNGGYSLFAFEHFGNQLHSILSRTQGTAQPPREPIPYRQPFAAAVSCFAALQREWAFLLQINQLQMAEAGRSSFNTKGAALATALDRLSSRTKVIDTV; from the coding sequence TTGCCTTTTTCCTTTGCACTTTTACCTTTTGCTCCTGCGGAAGCACAAGCTATTCGCTTGGGTGTAGTGCGTAGCTCCGATAACGCTACCCAATGGAGCGGTATTACCACTCGGTTAGGCGAAAGCGGGCTGCCTTATTGTGTAGTAGATTGGCAAAAAGTCCAGAATGCGACAGATTTGAACGGTATCTCGGTGATTTTCTTGCCAAATGTGGAAAGTTTGACTCAAGAGCAGGCGATCGCTCTGGAAGGATGGATGAGCAAAGGCGGTCGTGCGATCGTCAGCGGGCCGATGGGTAACCTCTCTCCCCCTGGCGTGCGCCAAATGTTACGCAGTCTCCTGGGCGCTTACTGGGCTTTTCCCCTCTCAGCACCAGAAGCGCTGCAACCGATGCGAACGAGAACGCAAGAGTGGGTGCGCCAAGAACTCAGTGGCACTATTCACGGCGGCGTCATCATTCCTACCGGTTTGAACAGTCAAGCCGCCGCCACATGGACGATTAGCGACTCGCCACCGGCAGTTGTGACAACTAACCGAACAACTTTTTTTGGCTGGCGCTGGGGTGTCAATAGTGCCGCTAGTTCTCAATTAGATTTGGCTTGGCTGAAGGCGGCTCTGACCCGTTACGGCAATATCGCCCAAGCAGGAACAGCACCTCCAACAACAGGCAATTGCGTTGCTCCCGGTGCCTTAAGCAATGTAGCTGCGGCTCCGACAAGGGGGAGTGGGGGAGCGGGAGTGCGGGGGAGGGTTTCTCAGTCACCAGCACCCAATCGTCAGTCGCCAGCCGCCAGTCGCCCATCAGTTCCCAGTCGTCAGTCGCCAGCACCGATTGACCCAACCGAGCGGGTGGCAACTGCTGCCATTCGCCCTAAACCAGGGGGAGAACCGATCGCAGCTAAAGACGCGATCGTGATGAGGCAAGAGCTGGCAAATTTGCTCGGTCGCGTCGAAAGCGCCCTTTTAGCTGCCAACGCCGTTAATCCCAACGTGGCAAGGGAGACGGGGAATGGGGGAGCTCTTGAGGCGGGGAAAAAAGAAACTATCCCGATCGGTTCTGCTCCGACTGTCGCCTCTGCTTCACCAGTCAGCATTCAAAATACAGCCTTGGGTACTTTACAAAAAGCGCGAGAAGTGCTGCAAGCATTTCCCCAATTGGTTGCCAAACGAGACTACGCCACAGCTAGAAGCCAGTGGCTGCAAGCTCGTCAAAGTCTGTGGAATCTGTACCCAACGGATAAGCCGATCGCACAATCGGAAGTGCGGGCAATTTGGCTCGATCGCGGTTCGATCGTGCAAGCAGGTTCGGAACGCGGTTTAGCCAGACTGTTCGATCGATTGGTTCAAGCTGGTATAAACACCATCTTTTTTGAAACGGTCAATGCCGGCTACACCATTTATCCCAGTCAAGTCGCACCAGAACAAAACCCGCTCACAAAAGGTTGGGACCCCCTAGCTTCAGCTGTGAAATTAGCCCGCGAACGCGGTATGGAATTGCACGCTTGGGTGTGGACTTTTGCAGCTGGCAATCAGCGCCATAATGCTATTCTCAACCAACCTCCTAACTATCCCGGCCCGATTATTTCCGCTCATCCCGATTGGGCGAATTACGATAATCAAGGTAGGATGATTCCGGCGGGACAAACGAAACCGTTTTTAGATCCAGCCAATCCAGAAGTGCGGCGCTATTTACTTAAGTTGTTTGAGGAAATAATTACTCGCTATAACGTCGATGGATTGCAGATTGACTATATTCGCTACCCGTTTCAAGACCCCAGTCGGGGAGCTGTTTACGGTTACGGCAAAGCAGCGCGTCAGCTATTTCAGCAAATCAATAAGATTGACCCGATTAAAATTTCTCCCAGCAATCGTCCTCTGTGGCAAAAGTGGACGGAATTTCGCACAAACCAAATCAATTCTTTTGTGGCGGAAGTATCCCAGATGGTACGGGAACGTCGCCCGAATTTAATCTTGTCGGCTGCTGTTTTCGGTTATCCCCTACAGGAACGAATTCAAAAGTTACAACAAAATTGGGAATTGTGGGCGAGGAGAGGCGATGTGGATTTGATTGTGCCGATGGCTTACGCTCAGGATACCAATCGTTTCGCGCAACTGGCGCAACCTTGGCTGAGCAATCAAGATATAGGAGCGACTTTGGTACTACCGGGGATTTTGCTTTTAAACCTGCCCGAAATAAGTGCGATCGATCAAATTCAGTTTATCAGAGATCTCCCGAACGGCGGTTACTCGCTGTTTGCTTTCGAGCATTTCGGTAACCAGCTGCATTCTATTTTAAGTCGAACTCAAGGTACAGC